One Neovison vison isolate M4711 chromosome 2, ASM_NN_V1, whole genome shotgun sequence genomic window carries:
- the MRPL43 gene encoding 39S ribosomal protein L43, mitochondrial: protein MTARGTPSRFLASVLHNGLGRYVQQLQRLSFSLSRDAASSRGAREFVEQEVADFARRNPGVVIYVNSRPCCVPRVVAEYLNGAVREESIHCKSVEEIATLVQRLADQSGLDVIRIRKPFHTDSPSIQGQWHPFTNKPTTLGGLRPREVQDAAIAQVQVP from the exons ATGACGGCGCGGGGGACCCCGAGCCGCTTCTTGGCCAGTGTCCTCCACAACGGGCTGGGTCGCTACGTGCAGCAGCTGCAGCGTCTCAGCTTTAGCCTCAGCCGCGATGCGGCGTCGTCTCGCGGCGCCAG GGAGTTCGTGGAACAGGAGGTGGCCGACTTCGCCCGACGGAACCCGGGGGTCGTAATATACGTGAACTCGCGGCCGTGCTGTGTGCCCAGAGTAGTGGCCGAATACC TTAACGGGGCAGTGCGCGAGGAGAGCATCCACTGCAAGTCCGTCGAGGAAATTGCGACGCTCGTGCAGAGGCTGGCGGACCAGTCGGGCTTGGATGTGATCCGTATCCGCAAGCCCTTCCACACGGACAGCCCTAGCATCCAGGGTCAGTGGCACCCCTTCACCAACAAACCGACAACGCTAGGCGGGCTGCGCCCGCGAGAGGTTCAAGACGCTGCCATAGCCCAGGTGCAAGTGCCATGA